One Thauera sp. K11 DNA window includes the following coding sequences:
- a CDS encoding methanol/ethanol family PQQ-dependent dehydrogenase, giving the protein MKRSGTPARLAPTVLAASLALALPGVALANADLESKIANPKNWAMQAGDMFNQRYSKLKQINTGNVGKMQVAWTFSTGVLRGHEGSPLVIDGMMYLHTPFPNKVFAMDLDTQKIVWRYEPKQDPSVIAQMCCDTVYRGLAYAEGKIFLQQADSTLVALDAKTGKQIWSAVNGDPKLGAVNTNAPHVFGDKVLTGISGGEWGVRGFVAAYDINSGKLVWKAYSTGPDNEMLIDPDKTVTWTDGKMAPVGKDSSLKTWKGDQWKIGGGTTWGWYSYDKATNTVYYGTGNPSTWNPSQRPGDNKWSMTIMARDMNTGMAKWVYQMTPHDEWDFDGINEMILADIDVKGKPTKALVHFDRNGFGYTLDRVSGELLVAEKYDPKVNWATHVDMKTGRPQVVAKYSTGQNGPDVNTKGVCPAALGSKDQQPASFDPNTKLFYVPTNHVCMDYEPFEVSYVAGQPYVGATLSMFPTPDSHGGMGNFIAWDAGKGKIVQSKPEKFSVWSGALNTAGGLSCFGTLEGYLKCVDAKNINKELYKFKTPSGIIGNVFTYEHKGKQYIGVFSGIGGWAGIGMAAGLEKPTEGLGAVGGYRELADYTQLGGSLTIFALPN; this is encoded by the coding sequence ATGAAACGTTCCGGAACACCTGCACGGCTTGCACCGACCGTTCTCGCCGCCTCGCTGGCGCTGGCTCTTCCCGGCGTCGCGCTGGCCAACGCCGACCTGGAATCGAAGATCGCCAACCCGAAGAACTGGGCGATGCAGGCCGGCGACATGTTCAACCAGCGCTACAGCAAGCTGAAGCAGATCAACACGGGCAACGTCGGCAAGATGCAGGTCGCATGGACCTTCTCCACCGGCGTGCTGCGCGGACACGAGGGCTCGCCGCTCGTCATCGACGGCATGATGTATCTGCATACGCCGTTCCCGAACAAGGTCTTCGCCATGGACCTCGATACGCAGAAGATCGTCTGGCGCTACGAGCCCAAGCAGGACCCGTCGGTGATCGCGCAGATGTGCTGCGACACGGTGTACCGCGGCCTCGCCTATGCCGAAGGCAAGATCTTCCTGCAGCAGGCCGACTCCACCCTGGTCGCGCTGGATGCCAAGACCGGCAAGCAGATCTGGAGCGCGGTCAACGGCGATCCGAAGCTGGGCGCGGTCAATACCAACGCGCCGCACGTGTTCGGCGACAAGGTCCTGACCGGCATCTCCGGCGGCGAATGGGGCGTGCGCGGCTTCGTCGCCGCCTACGACATCAACAGCGGAAAGCTGGTATGGAAGGCTTACAGCACCGGCCCCGACAACGAGATGCTGATCGATCCGGACAAGACCGTGACCTGGACGGACGGCAAGATGGCGCCGGTCGGCAAGGATTCTTCGCTGAAGACCTGGAAGGGAGACCAGTGGAAGATCGGCGGCGGCACGACCTGGGGCTGGTACAGCTACGACAAGGCGACCAACACGGTCTACTACGGCACCGGCAACCCGTCGACGTGGAACCCGTCGCAGCGCCCCGGCGACAACAAGTGGTCGATGACGATCATGGCCCGCGACATGAACACCGGCATGGCCAAGTGGGTCTATCAGATGACGCCGCACGACGAGTGGGACTTCGACGGCATCAACGAGATGATCCTTGCCGACATCGACGTGAAGGGCAAGCCGACCAAGGCGCTGGTCCACTTCGACCGCAACGGCTTCGGCTACACGCTGGACCGCGTCAGCGGCGAACTGCTGGTGGCCGAGAAGTACGATCCGAAGGTCAACTGGGCGACGCACGTCGACATGAAGACTGGCCGCCCGCAGGTCGTCGCCAAGTACTCCACCGGGCAGAACGGCCCCGACGTGAACACCAAGGGCGTCTGCCCGGCGGCCCTCGGTTCCAAGGACCAGCAGCCGGCATCGTTCGACCCGAACACCAAGCTGTTCTACGTACCGACCAACCATGTCTGCATGGACTACGAACCGTTCGAGGTGAGCTATGTCGCCGGACAACCGTACGTGGGCGCGACGCTGTCCATGTTCCCGACGCCGGACAGCCACGGCGGCATGGGCAACTTCATCGCATGGGACGCGGGCAAGGGCAAGATCGTGCAGTCCAAGCCGGAGAAGTTCTCGGTGTGGAGCGGCGCGCTCAACACCGCGGGCGGCCTCTCGTGCTTCGGCACGCTCGAGGGCTACCTGAAGTGCGTCGATGCCAAGAACATCAACAAGGAGCTGTACAAGTTCAAGACGCCGTCGGGCATCATCGGCAACGTGTTCACCTATGAGCACAAGGGCAAGCAGTACATCGGCGTGTTCTCGGGCATCGGCGGCTGGGCCGGCATCGGCATGGCGGCAGGGCTGGAGAAGCCGACCGAGGGCCTGGGCGCGGTGGGCGGCTATCGCGAACTGGCCGACTACACGCAGCTCGGCGGTTCGCTGACGATCTTCGCCCTGCCCAACTGA
- a CDS encoding quinoprotein dehydrogenase-associated putative ABC transporter substrate-binding protein: MIVAGIAAALASGAAGAQERAPAPERKALRVCQDPNNLPFANDRQQGFENRIAELFGKSLDLPVTYYNYPQRFVFIRNTLRYKLPGEDYPCDIIMGLPVGFGQASVTRPYFRSPYVLVFPAGKGLDDVRSSDDFLALGPDRLAGLKIGVFDQSPASQWMARHNLVDQGVPYHTINMEMDYYPGRIIEQDLASGKIDVAIVWGPVGSYYGKVAAKQPMHVVPIRSEPGIPMEFSVGMGVRYGEPEWKKQVEQFIDAHRAEILSILAEYRVPLSKEPPAAAADGR, from the coding sequence ATGATCGTCGCCGGCATCGCCGCCGCGCTGGCGAGCGGCGCCGCCGGCGCCCAGGAGCGTGCGCCGGCGCCGGAGCGCAAGGCGCTGCGCGTCTGCCAGGACCCGAACAACCTGCCGTTCGCCAACGACAGGCAGCAGGGTTTCGAGAACCGCATCGCCGAGCTGTTCGGCAAGTCGCTCGACCTGCCGGTCACCTACTACAACTACCCGCAGCGCTTCGTCTTCATCCGCAACACCCTGCGCTACAAGCTGCCGGGCGAGGACTATCCGTGCGACATCATCATGGGGCTGCCGGTCGGCTTCGGCCAGGCGTCGGTGACCAGGCCCTATTTCCGCTCGCCGTACGTGCTGGTGTTTCCGGCTGGCAAGGGGCTGGACGACGTGCGCAGCAGCGACGACTTCCTGGCGCTCGGCCCGGACAGGCTCGCCGGGCTGAAGATCGGCGTGTTCGACCAGTCGCCCGCCTCGCAGTGGATGGCGAGGCACAACCTCGTCGACCAGGGGGTGCCGTATCACACGATCAACATGGAGATGGACTACTACCCCGGGCGCATCATCGAGCAAGACCTCGCATCGGGAAAGATCGACGTCGCGATCGTGTGGGGCCCGGTCGGCAGCTACTACGGCAAGGTGGCCGCGAAACAGCCGATGCACGTCGTGCCGATCCGGTCCGAGCCGGGCATCCCGATGGAGTTCTCCGTCGGCATGGGCGTGCGCTATGGCGAGCCGGAGTGGAAGAAGCAGGTCGAGCAGTTCATCGACGCGCATCGCGCCGAAATCCTGTCCATCCTCGCCGAATACCGGGTGCCCCTGAGCAAAGAGCCGCCCGCGGCGGCCGCGGACGGACGATGA
- a CDS encoding c-type cytochrome: protein MKYAMLLCAALMIVGGPVHAADDQKPLYTVIDGNKVDANTLKGFRTWRAAACDRCHGANQEGLVGPSLIESLKVLTKEQFVQTVRDGRLEKGMQSFGNNPNVMDNIDSLYAYLKGRSDGAITQAKVQPME, encoded by the coding sequence ATGAAGTACGCGATGTTGTTGTGTGCAGCACTGATGATCGTCGGCGGCCCCGTCCATGCTGCGGATGATCAGAAACCGCTGTACACCGTGATCGACGGCAACAAGGTCGACGCGAACACGCTGAAAGGATTCCGCACCTGGCGCGCCGCGGCCTGTGACCGCTGCCATGGCGCGAACCAGGAGGGCCTGGTCGGCCCTTCGCTCATCGAAAGCCTGAAAGTCCTGACCAAGGAGCAGTTCGTCCAGACGGTGCGCGACGGCAGGCTGGAGAAAGGCATGCAGAGCTTCGGCAACAATCCCAACGTGATGGACAACATCGACAGCCTGTATGCCTACCTGAAAGGGCGCTCGGACGGCGCCATCACGCAGGCCAAGGTCCAGCCGATGGAGTGA